The Naumovozyma dairenensis CBS 421 chromosome 1, complete genome genome includes a region encoding these proteins:
- the MCD4 gene encoding mannose-ethanolamine phosphotransferase MCD4 (similar to Saccharomyces cerevisiae MCD4 (YKL165C); ancestral locus Anc_1.184), with amino-acid sequence MNRYRLTLLLVGVLFHLFYLWSIFDIYFISPLVHGMHHFRSTDTPPAKRLFLIVGDGLRADTTFDLITHPTTGKTEFLAPFIRSLVKTNATYGISHTRMPTESRPGHVAMIAGFYEDVSAVTKGWKENPVDFDSFFNQSTHTYSFGSPDILPMFKDGASDPNKVDAWMYGHEYEDFTQSSIELDAYVFRHLDSLFKNSTSNVTLDHEIRQEGNVFFLHLLGCDTAGHSYRPYSAEYYDNVKYIDEQVSLLVDKVHDFFGDEDTAFIFTADHGMSAFGSHGDGHPNNTRTPLVAWGAGLNKPVKNEVPIYDNYTESWGLADIKRNDIKQADITPLMSYLIGANYPANSVGELPLSYIDSNESQKLKALYNNARSILEQYLVKEQEVIESQFIYKEYPKLSDKSHKQYLKEIHHLIDLIADGELDLENEAITLTEELMKVTLEGLQYLTTYNWRFRRTIVTFGFLGWILYSFIIFLKVFIIPGTMDHLHTSLLNYSLFFSVGIVLNWILYYQRSPFNFYMYLAFPLFFWSQILTNNIVLTHGIKEFFKGTTTLNKIVSGVSILFIYEGIVYGFFHRWIFTLIFNILSFYPLICGLRNNILNLSWIATSVFISTFTLYDAVKIESLTQINIAGILIAMGSLIALFKIYKDITRCTLNIFCMQIMLIIGMLFFTNKSVISLQARMGLPRDAQIGGWVITLLSLIVMPFLHYTKSSNDYRVRLLSIYLTFAPIFLILTISFESLFYFLFTAYIVQWIEIESQLKLKESGKQKNWLQVLRVSIIGFFLLQVAFFGTGNVASISSFSLDSVYRLIPIFDPFPMGALLMLKLIIPYLLLSTGLGILNLKLNIHDYTISTLIISTSDILSLNFFYLLKTEGSWLDIGVTISNYCLAILSSLFMLLLEVVGHVLLRNVSIHSIVDELSMDEKKRK; translated from the coding sequence ATGAATAGATACCGCTTGACATTGTTACTGGTAGGTGTTTTATTCcatttattttatctatGGTCCATTTTCGATATCTATTTCATTTCTCCATTGGTGCATGGTATGCACCATTTTAGGAGTACTGATACACCACCTGCTAAGAGATTATTCCTTATAGTCGGTGATGGGTTACGTGCAGACACAacttttgatttaattacACATCCAACAACTGGGAAAACTGAATTTTTAGCTCCATTTATAAGGTCCCTGGTCAAAACCAATGCGACATATGGTATTTCTCATACAAGAATGCCAACAGAATCTCGTCCAGGTCACGTTGCTATGATTGCTGGCTTCTATGAAGATGTCAGCGCTGTTACGAAAGGGTGGAAGGAAAATCCCGTTGATTTTGATAGTTTCTTTAATCAATCTACGCATACTTACTCGTTCGGTTCACCAGATATTTTACCTATGTTTAAAGATGGGGCTTCTGATCCTAACAAAGTTGACGCATGGATGTACGGCCACGAATACGAAGATTTCACACAATCATCAATCGAGTTAGATGCCTACGTGTTTAGACACCTAGATTCTCTTTTCAAGAATTCTACTTCCAATGTTACCTTGGACCACGAAATCAGACAAGAAGGTAATGTTTTCTTCCTGCATTTACTAGGTTGTGATACTGCCGGACACTCTTACAGACCATACTCAGCAGAATATTATGATAACGTTAAGTATATCGATGAACAAGTTTCGTTATTGGTGGACAAGGTTCACGATTTCTTTGGCGACGAAGATACAGCATTTATATTTACAGCTGACCACGGAATGAGTGCTTTTGGTTCCCATGGAGATGGTCATCCAAATAATACAAGAACTCCATTAGTGGCATGGGGAGCAGGTTTAAATAAACCTGTAAAAAACGAAGTACCCATTTATGATAATTATACTGAATCCTGGGGTTTGGCAGAcataaaaagaaatgatattaaacAAGCCGATATTACACCATTGATGTCTTACTTAATTGGTGCGAACTACCCTGCAAACTCTGTAGGTGAACTTCCATTATCTTATATTGATAGCAATGAAAGTCAGAAATTAAAGGCACTTTATAATAATGCTAGAAGTATCCTGGAGCAATATTTAGTCAAAGAGCAAGAAGTTATTGAGTCTCAATTTATATACAAAGAATACCCCAAACTATCAGACAAGTCACACAAGCAATATCTGAAGGAAATCCATCATTTAATCGACCTGATAGCCGACGGTGAACTTGATTTAGAGAATGAAGCGATTACACTTACCGAAGAGTTGATGAAAGTTACATTAGAAGGGCTACAATACTTAACTACCTATAACTGGAGATTTAGAAGAACTATTGTAACTTTCGGATTCCTCGGTTGGATtctttattcatttattatttttttaaaagttTTCATTATACCTGGAACTATGGATCACTTGCATACTTCACTTTTGAATTATAGTCTTTTCTTCTCGGTTGGTATTGTTTTGAATTGGATTCTTTATTACCAACGCTCTCCGTTTAATTTCTACATGTACTTGGCCTTCCCGTTATTTTTCTGGAGTCAAATTTTAACCAATAATATTGTATTGACCCATGGTATTAAGGAGTTTTTTAAAGGAACTACAACTCTGAATAAGATCGTCTCGGGAGTTTCTATCCTTTTCATATACGAAGGTATAGTATATGGATTCTTCCATCGTTGGATCTTCActttaattttcaatatattatcgTTCTATCCATTAATCTGCGgattaagaaataatatcttgaatCTTTCATGGATAGCAACGTCAGTGTTCATTTCCACGTTTACCCTTTATGATGCGgttaaaattgaaagtttGACTCAAATTAATATTGCAGGTATTCTAATAGCAATGGGTAGTCTAATCGCTCTGTTCAAAATCTACAAAGATATCACTCGATGCACTTTAAATATCTTTTGTATGCAGATCATGTTGATTATTGGAATGTTGTTTTTCACAAACAAGTCAGTTATTTCATTACAGGCTAGAATGGGGTTACCTCGCGATGCACAAATCGGTGGATGGGTAATtactttattatctttaattgTAATGCCATTTCTACATTACACCAAATCTAGTAATGATTATAGGGTAAGATTATTGAGCATATATCTGACGTTCGCTCCAATCTTCCTCATTTTGACCATATCATTTGaatctttattttatttcttattcACTGCATATATCGTTCAATGGATAGAAATCGAATCgcaattgaaattgaaagaaagcGGGAAACAAAAGAATTGGCTTCAAGTCTTGAGAGTTTCAATTATTGGATTTTTCTTGTTACAAGTTGCATTTTTTGGAACTGGTAATGTTGCTtccatttcatcattttctttagaTTCAGTTTATCGTCTGATACCAATTTTCGATCCATTCCCAATGGGGGCATTACTAATgttgaaattaattattcCATATCTCCTTCTATCAACTGGATTAGgaatattgaatttgaaattgaatattcatGATTATACGATTTCGACGTTGATTATTTCTACTAGTGATATCCTTTCATTAAACTTTTTCtatcttttgaaaactgAGGGATCATGGTTAGATATTGGTGTAACTATCTCCAATTATTGTTTGGCTATATTGTCGTCACTATTTATGTTACTCTTAGAAGTTGTTGGTCATGTTCTTTTGAGAAATGTTTCTATTCATTCAATCGTAGATGAGTTAAGCATGGATGAGAAAAAGAGGAAGTAG